One part of the Sphingopyxis sp. TUF1 genome encodes these proteins:
- a CDS encoding Crp/Fnr family transcriptional regulator, whose product MDHARLAELQGPDSIFSGLSVEDWAEIASRAVQLNFAKGKELLVQGDPGDMMLILTEGTARVSMLTLGGREIVLAYAEPGAVLGEIALLDGGERTASVTATSAGSALQLGRNALKDFVASHPEFAWSLMQQLARRLRTADQTIESDRAYASGPRLARYLKRLIRKDVGASQRVELSQTELGNFAGMSREHINRQLKSWEESGIIALEQGRVRVLEPDMLEDISESEG is encoded by the coding sequence ATGGATCACGCAAGACTTGCCGAGCTTCAGGGCCCCGATAGCATCTTTTCCGGCCTATCGGTCGAAGATTGGGCCGAGATCGCCAGCCGCGCGGTCCAGCTCAATTTCGCCAAGGGCAAGGAATTGCTCGTTCAGGGCGATCCCGGCGACATGATGCTGATTCTGACCGAAGGCACAGCGCGCGTGTCGATGCTGACCTTGGGCGGGCGTGAAATCGTCCTCGCCTATGCCGAACCGGGCGCGGTGCTGGGCGAAATCGCGCTGCTCGACGGCGGTGAGCGCACCGCGTCGGTGACCGCGACCAGCGCCGGCAGCGCGCTCCAGCTCGGCCGCAATGCGCTCAAGGATTTTGTCGCCAGCCACCCTGAATTTGCGTGGTCGCTGATGCAGCAGCTCGCGCGCCGGCTGCGCACCGCCGACCAGACGATCGAAAGCGACCGCGCCTACGCCTCCGGCCCGCGGCTTGCGCGCTATCTGAAGCGCCTGATCCGCAAGGATGTCGGTGCGTCGCAGCGCGTCGAACTCAGCCAGACCGAACTTGGCAATTTCGCCGGAATGAGCCGCGAACATATCAACCGCCAGCTCAAAAGCTGGGAGGAATCGGGTATCATCGCGCTCGAACAGGGCCGCGTGCGCGTGCTGGAGCCCGACATGCTCGAGGACATCAGCGAAAGCGAGGGATGA
- a CDS encoding glutathione peroxidase codes for MSLYDFSAKLPGGGAQSLADYRGKVLLIVNTASKCGFTPQYEGLEALYRDYKDRGFEILAFPCNQFGAQEPGDAEEIKNFCSLTYDVSFPLMAKIDVNGDDADPIFKHLKTEKGGLLGSGIKWNFTKFLVDRDGKVVSRHAPTTKPEQLRKEIEELLG; via the coding sequence ATGAGCCTATACGATTTTTCGGCGAAATTGCCGGGCGGCGGCGCGCAATCGCTCGCGGATTATCGCGGCAAGGTGCTGCTGATAGTCAACACCGCGTCGAAATGCGGCTTTACCCCGCAATATGAGGGGCTGGAGGCGCTGTATCGCGATTACAAGGATCGCGGGTTCGAAATCCTCGCCTTTCCGTGCAACCAGTTCGGCGCACAGGAACCGGGGGACGCCGAGGAGATCAAAAACTTCTGCTCGCTGACCTATGACGTCAGCTTTCCCCTGATGGCGAAAATCGACGTCAACGGCGATGATGCCGATCCGATCTTCAAGCATTTGAAGACGGAAAAGGGTGGGCTGCTGGGCAGCGGGATCAAGTGGAACTTCACGAAGTTTCTGGTCGATCGCGACGGCAAGGTCGTCTCGCGTCACGCGCCGACGACGAAGCCGGAGCAGCTGCGCAAAGAGATTGAGGAATTGCTGGGGTAG
- a CDS encoding lipoprotein-releasing ABC transporter permease subunit → MILRPYERTIFKRYMLPQRGEGFIFVAAAFSFIAVTLGVAALVVVMSVMNGVRSDLFDKIVGLNGHAVVQGFGGRLDDWRDVLKQAKATPGVTSATPLIEQPLLTTFGGRVEAVLVRGMTVPDIRSNAVLGGKVLQGSLNSLTAGSGNVAIGSELARNLGATAGSNITIINPQGRSTPFGTVPREISYRVSAVFEIGVYDFDKAYVVMPMEDAQLLLLSGDQIGMIEIKTEDPDRVGEILQPLAEKLAAQAVVSDWRSMNASLFEALSIERVAMFVILSLIILVASFNIISSLIMLVRAKTRDMAILRTMGAPRDSVMRIFMAIGLSIGVAGTIVGMIVGFGLLYFRQGVLRGVEFLTGQPLWDPSIRFLTELPSKPDPVEIVGVAVMVIVFSFLATLYPAYKAANTDPVQVLRYE, encoded by the coding sequence ATGATCCTTCGCCCTTATGAGCGCACCATATTCAAGCGCTATATGCTGCCGCAGCGCGGCGAAGGCTTTATCTTCGTCGCGGCAGCGTTCAGTTTTATCGCCGTCACTCTGGGGGTCGCGGCGCTCGTCGTCGTGATGAGCGTGATGAACGGTGTGCGCAGCGATCTGTTCGACAAGATCGTTGGACTCAACGGCCACGCGGTCGTGCAGGGCTTTGGCGGGCGGCTCGACGATTGGCGCGACGTGCTGAAGCAGGCGAAGGCGACGCCCGGGGTTACGTCGGCTACGCCATTGATCGAGCAACCATTGCTCACGACCTTCGGCGGGCGCGTCGAAGCGGTACTGGTGCGCGGTATGACCGTTCCCGACATCCGCAGCAACGCGGTGCTGGGCGGCAAGGTTTTGCAGGGAAGCCTGAACAGCCTGACGGCGGGCTCGGGCAATGTCGCGATCGGCAGTGAACTGGCGCGCAACCTCGGCGCCACCGCGGGTTCGAACATAACGATCATCAATCCGCAGGGCCGCTCGACGCCCTTTGGTACGGTTCCGCGCGAGATCAGCTACCGTGTTTCGGCGGTGTTCGAGATCGGTGTGTATGATTTCGACAAGGCATATGTCGTCATGCCGATGGAGGATGCGCAATTGCTGCTGCTCAGCGGCGACCAGATCGGCATGATCGAAATCAAGACCGAAGACCCCGACCGCGTCGGCGAGATATTGCAGCCGCTCGCCGAAAAACTGGCGGCGCAGGCGGTCGTGTCCGACTGGCGATCGATGAACGCCAGCCTGTTCGAAGCGCTGTCGATCGAGCGCGTGGCGATGTTCGTCATCCTGTCGCTCATCATCCTGGTCGCGTCGTTCAACATCATTTCGTCACTGATCATGCTCGTGCGCGCGAAGACGCGCGACATGGCGATATTGCGCACAATGGGCGCGCCGCGCGATTCGGTGATGCGGATCTTCATGGCGATCGGCCTGTCGATCGGCGTTGCGGGAACGATCGTCGGCATGATCGTCGGCTTCGGGCTCCTCTATTTCCGGCAGGGCGTGCTGCGCGGGGTCGAGTTTCTGACCGGCCAGCCGTTGTGGGATCCCTCGATCCGCTTCCTTACCGAATTGCCCTCGAAGCCCGATCCGGTCGAGATCGTCGGGGTCGCGGTAATGGTGATCGTCTTCAGCTTCCTTGCGACGCTCTATCCGGCCTACAAGGCGGCGAATACGGACCCCGTACAGGTGCTGCGTTATGAGTGA
- the tpiA gene encoding triose-phosphate isomerase — MTRRKYVVGNWKMNGLRDALGEARAIFAAAEAHPGVDVALCPPFTLIGAMAAATPGKVVGGQDCHSAASGAYTGSVAAPMLADAGASLVIVGHSERREGFGESDADIRAKAEAGLAAGLAVILCVGEPREVRESGGAIDYVLAQIAGSVPDSFDPQRLAVAYEPIWAIGTGLVPTIADVAAMHGAIRGALAERFGDAAQTIRILYGGSVNGDNAAELLDAGDVDGALVGGASLTAAKFVPIVEAAAAL, encoded by the coding sequence ATGACGCGGCGCAAATATGTGGTCGGCAACTGGAAGATGAACGGGCTGCGCGATGCGCTCGGCGAAGCGCGGGCGATCTTTGCCGCCGCCGAGGCACACCCCGGCGTCGATGTTGCGCTCTGCCCGCCCTTCACGCTGATCGGTGCGATGGCCGCGGCGACGCCGGGCAAGGTGGTCGGCGGGCAGGATTGCCATAGCGCCGCGTCGGGCGCCTATACCGGATCGGTCGCCGCGCCGATGCTCGCCGATGCGGGGGCATCGCTCGTCATCGTGGGACACAGCGAGCGGCGTGAAGGCTTTGGCGAAAGCGACGCCGATATCCGCGCCAAGGCCGAAGCGGGGCTCGCCGCGGGGCTGGCGGTCATCCTGTGCGTCGGCGAACCGCGCGAGGTCCGCGAATCGGGCGGCGCGATCGATTATGTGCTGGCGCAGATTGCAGGGTCGGTACCCGACAGCTTCGATCCGCAGCGGCTTGCCGTCGCTTATGAGCCGATCTGGGCGATCGGCACCGGACTGGTGCCAACCATCGCCGATGTCGCAGCGATGCATGGCGCGATCCGCGGCGCGCTGGCGGAACGGTTCGGCGATGCGGCACAGACGATCCGCATCCTTTATGGCGGCTCGGTCAATGGCGATAACGCCGCCGAATTGCTGGACGCCGGTGATGTCGACGGTGCGCTGGTCGGCGGCGCCAGCCTGACGGCGGCAAAGTTCGTGCCGATCGTCGAAGCGGCGGCGGCGCTCTGA
- a CDS encoding SurA N-terminal domain-containing protein, translated as MITAIRAMFSSTIGKFLALAFVVLVGVAFALGDVTGNSTFGGIGGANVAKVGGEDIGAGELRDRVRQAYDQARRDQPGLTMAAFVEGGGLDQVLGQMIDGLAFDQYASELGFGVSKRLIDGRIADLPAFAGVSGRFDQTVFENFLRQNGISEAQLRRDLRQQILLEQLAVPIAQMPRLATGMAQPYAALLLERRRGQATFIPSSPFAPKADPGDAVLRRFLTENAAKFAIPERRVIQYAMFERSSVPVPAVTDAEIAKVYKDNAAQYAASETRRFAQVILPDQAAANSLAAKVRGGASIASAAADAGLSASTTGDLTQTAYAATTSATAAKAAFAAKRGDVVGPLQTGLGWTVARVEDVTVRPARSLADASAEIRAELAKNKANEAIVDYYNAIQDAVNGGASVEEVAADRKLQLIETPAILPSGRAPAQPAFAPAPELAPLVAQAFQVGGEGEGHIATIVENEKFAVFAVKSIVAAAPPPFAQIRGDLLSEWRFAEGQKVARDKARAIVKAVEGGKSLNEAVAAAGPNIGSVQAIGGRRGELGQSGQPVPPELALLFSMAEGSVKTLEIPGNRGWMVIALNEVERPDPKAIEPARVAAIAQPLAPAFGNELIDQLAAEAKRRVGVTINKELVDQLRAELTGAAPVAE; from the coding sequence ATGATTACTGCCATTCGCGCCATGTTTTCCTCGACGATCGGCAAGTTCCTTGCGCTCGCCTTCGTTGTCCTTGTCGGTGTTGCCTTTGCGCTGGGCGACGTCACCGGAAACTCGACTTTTGGCGGGATCGGCGGCGCCAATGTGGCCAAGGTCGGCGGCGAAGATATCGGCGCCGGTGAGCTGCGCGACCGCGTGCGGCAGGCCTATGATCAGGCGCGGCGTGACCAGCCCGGGCTGACGATGGCCGCGTTCGTCGAAGGCGGCGGGCTCGATCAGGTGCTCGGGCAGATGATCGACGGGCTGGCGTTCGACCAATATGCGAGCGAGCTCGGCTTCGGCGTCAGCAAGCGGTTGATCGACGGGCGGATTGCCGATCTGCCGGCCTTTGCCGGCGTGTCGGGACGGTTCGACCAGACGGTTTTCGAGAACTTCCTGCGCCAGAACGGGATCAGCGAAGCGCAGCTGCGCCGCGACCTGCGCCAGCAAATCCTGCTCGAGCAGCTTGCCGTGCCGATCGCGCAGATGCCGCGCCTCGCGACCGGCATGGCGCAGCCCTATGCCGCGCTGCTGCTCGAACGGCGGCGCGGGCAGGCAACGTTCATTCCGTCGAGCCCCTTCGCGCCGAAAGCCGATCCCGGCGATGCCGTTCTGCGCCGGTTTCTGACGGAGAATGCCGCGAAATTCGCCATCCCCGAACGCCGCGTGATCCAATATGCGATGTTCGAACGCAGCTCGGTGCCCGTGCCCGCAGTGACAGATGCCGAAATCGCCAAGGTCTATAAGGACAATGCCGCGCAATATGCCGCGAGCGAAACGCGGCGCTTTGCGCAGGTGATCCTGCCCGATCAGGCGGCGGCGAACAGCCTGGCCGCGAAAGTGCGCGGCGGGGCTTCGATCGCGAGTGCCGCCGCCGATGCCGGCCTGTCGGCATCGACGACGGGCGACCTGACCCAGACCGCCTATGCCGCAACGACGAGCGCGACCGCGGCAAAGGCCGCCTTTGCTGCGAAGCGCGGCGATGTGGTCGGGCCGTTGCAGACCGGTCTCGGCTGGACGGTGGCGCGCGTGGAGGATGTGACGGTACGTCCGGCGCGCAGCCTGGCCGATGCGAGCGCCGAAATCCGCGCCGAGCTTGCCAAGAACAAGGCGAACGAGGCGATCGTCGATTATTACAACGCGATCCAGGATGCGGTGAACGGCGGCGCGTCGGTCGAGGAAGTCGCGGCGGACCGCAAGCTTCAGCTGATTGAAACGCCGGCGATTTTACCTAGCGGCCGCGCGCCGGCACAACCGGCCTTTGCCCCCGCGCCCGAACTCGCGCCGCTCGTTGCCCAGGCCTTCCAGGTCGGCGGCGAGGGCGAGGGGCACATCGCGACGATCGTCGAGAACGAAAAATTTGCGGTGTTTGCCGTGAAGTCGATCGTCGCCGCAGCGCCGCCGCCCTTTGCGCAGATTCGCGGCGATCTCCTCAGCGAATGGCGCTTTGCCGAGGGGCAGAAGGTGGCGCGCGACAAGGCGCGCGCGATCGTCAAGGCGGTCGAAGGCGGCAAGAGCCTGAACGAAGCCGTCGCAGCCGCGGGGCCGAACATCGGCAGCGTACAGGCGATCGGCGGTCGCCGCGGTGAGCTGGGTCAGAGCGGCCAGCCGGTACCGCCCGAACTCGCGCTGCTCTTTTCGATGGCCGAGGGCAGCGTGAAAACGCTGGAAATCCCCGGCAATCGCGGCTGGATGGTGATTGCGCTGAATGAGGTGGAACGTCCCGATCCCAAGGCTATTGAACCCGCGCGCGTCGCTGCAATCGCACAGCCGCTTGCCCCCGCGTTCGGCAACGAACTGATCGACCAGCTTGCCGCCGAGGCAAAGCGGCGCGTCGGGGTGACGATCAACAAGGAGCTTGTCGATCAGCTGCGCGCCGAACTGACCGGCGCCGCGCCGGTCGCCGAATAA
- the trpE gene encoding anthranilate synthase component I, whose product MSLEGRAAALEALAGGRGAVVWQRLIADIETPVSAALKLIEPGRGDWVLESVESGETRGRYSLIGLDPDLMFEVRGDAARINRDWRCDREAFAPVDAPALQALRDLVAECRFDVPDGLPKALATLVGFFAYETIGLVERIARAPGAGLGLPDMIFVRPTTILVFDRLADELFLIAPIWPDAHGAIDRMIETAHERLESIAARLSSVSVHAERASTALLPENIAAIPATSPERFSAMVAAAKDYIAAGDIFQVVLSQRFSTPFDLPPFDLYRALRRVNPSPFLYFLDLPGFALIGSSPEILVRVRDGEITIRPIAGTRPRGRTSAEDAENRESLLADPKERAEHLMLLDLGRNDVGRAAVGGSVTVTDSYTVEFYSHVMHIVSNVIGRIAPDKDAIDALFAGFPAGTVSGAPKVRACQIIAELEADARGPYAGGVGYFAPDGNMDSCIVLRTAIVKDGVMHVQAGAGIVADSDPAYEQRECEAKAGALFAAAREAVRIAGSAGYGQ is encoded by the coding sequence GTGAGCCTGGAGGGCAGGGCCGCGGCGCTCGAAGCGCTGGCAGGGGGGCGCGGCGCGGTCGTCTGGCAGCGGCTGATCGCCGACATCGAAACGCCCGTATCGGCGGCGCTCAAGCTCATCGAACCGGGCCGCGGCGACTGGGTGCTCGAATCGGTCGAAAGCGGCGAGACGCGCGGACGCTACAGCCTGATCGGGCTCGACCCCGACCTGATGTTCGAGGTGCGCGGCGATGCCGCGCGGATCAACCGCGACTGGCGCTGCGACCGCGAGGCGTTCGCGCCCGTCGATGCTCCTGCATTGCAGGCGCTGCGCGATCTCGTTGCCGAATGCCGGTTCGATGTGCCCGACGGGCTGCCGAAGGCGCTCGCAACGCTCGTCGGCTTCTTCGCCTATGAAACCATCGGCCTGGTCGAGCGCATCGCCCGCGCGCCGGGCGCCGGACTCGGCCTGCCCGACATGATCTTCGTGCGCCCGACGACGATCCTCGTCTTCGACCGCTTGGCCGACGAACTGTTTCTGATCGCGCCGATCTGGCCCGATGCGCATGGCGCGATCGACCGGATGATCGAGACCGCGCACGAACGGCTCGAAAGCATTGCGGCGCGCCTGTCGAGCGTGAGCGTCCACGCCGAGCGCGCGTCGACTGCATTGCTGCCCGAAAACATCGCCGCGATCCCCGCGACGTCGCCCGAACGCTTTTCCGCGATGGTCGCGGCGGCGAAGGATTATATTGCTGCGGGCGACATTTTTCAGGTCGTGCTGTCCCAGCGCTTTTCGACGCCGTTCGACCTGCCGCCCTTCGATCTTTACCGCGCGCTTCGCCGCGTCAATCCGTCGCCCTTCCTCTATTTTCTCGACCTGCCGGGCTTTGCCCTGATCGGGTCGTCGCCCGAGATACTGGTGCGCGTGCGCGACGGCGAAATCACGATCCGTCCGATCGCCGGCACGCGGCCGCGCGGGCGCACGAGCGCCGAAGACGCCGAAAATCGCGAATCGCTGCTCGCTGATCCTAAGGAACGCGCCGAGCACCTGATGCTGCTCGATCTTGGCCGCAACGACGTCGGTCGCGCGGCGGTGGGGGGCAGCGTGACGGTTACCGACAGCTATACGGTCGAATTTTACAGTCATGTGATGCACATCGTGTCGAACGTCATCGGCCGTATCGCGCCGGACAAGGACGCCATCGACGCGCTGTTCGCTGGTTTTCCCGCGGGCACCGTGAGCGGCGCGCCCAAGGTGCGCGCGTGCCAGATCATCGCCGAACTCGAAGCCGATGCACGCGGCCCTTACGCAGGCGGCGTCGGCTATTTCGCGCCCGACGGCAATATGGACAGCTGCATCGTGCTGCGCACCGCAATCGTCAAGGATGGCGTGATGCACGTCCAGGCGGGCGCGGGGATCGTCGCCGACAGCGATCCGGCGTATGAACAGCGCGAGTGCGAGGCCAAGGCCGGCGCGCTGTTCGCCGCGGCGCGCGAGGCGGTGCGGATCGCAGGGTCAGCGGGTTATGGGCAGTAG
- a CDS encoding CTP synthase → MARFIFITGGVVSSLGKGLMAASLAALLQARGYRVRIRKFDPYLNVDPGTMSPYQHGEVYVTDDGAETDLDLGHYERFTGVAARQSDNVTSGRIYQGIIAKERRGDYLGATVQVVPHVTDAIKEFARAETDDLDFVLCEIGGTVGDIESLPFIEAIRQLKNEVGRENAISVHVTLVPYIAAAGELKTKPTQHSVRELASLGVQPDILLCRCEKPLPDGERAKIAQFCNVRKEAVIPALDADSIYSVPVQYHGEGLDAEVLHAFGIHDAPAPDLTAWYDIMDRKQHPEGEVTIGVVGKYVSLPDAYKSLNEALVHGGMAHRVKVNIRWLDAEMFERDEDLAANLEPLHGILVPGGFGERGSEGKISSVRFARERGVPFFGICLGMQMACIEAARNTSGIAKASSTEFGPTDEPVVGLITEWMSAEGLQKRGANTDLGGTMRLGAYEARLSPNSHVASVYGANAISERHRHRYEVNGAYRDRLEKGGLVFSGMSPDGMLPEIVERPDHPWFIGVQFHPELKSKPFDPHPLFAGFIEAAVKQSRLV, encoded by the coding sequence ATGGCGCGGTTCATTTTTATCACCGGCGGCGTGGTCTCCTCGCTTGGTAAGGGTTTGATGGCGGCAAGCCTTGCCGCCCTCCTGCAAGCGCGTGGCTATCGTGTCCGCATCCGGAAATTCGATCCCTATCTGAACGTCGATCCGGGCACGATGTCGCCCTATCAGCACGGCGAAGTCTATGTGACCGACGACGGGGCGGAAACCGACCTCGACCTCGGCCATTATGAACGCTTTACTGGCGTCGCCGCGCGCCAGAGCGACAATGTCACCTCGGGCCGCATCTATCAGGGCATCATCGCCAAGGAACGCCGCGGCGATTATCTGGGCGCAACGGTACAGGTCGTCCCCCACGTCACCGATGCGATCAAGGAATTTGCCCGCGCCGAAACCGACGATCTCGATTTCGTGCTGTGCGAAATCGGCGGCACCGTCGGCGACATCGAATCGCTGCCCTTCATCGAAGCGATCCGCCAGCTCAAGAACGAGGTGGGGCGTGAAAATGCCATCTCGGTCCACGTCACGCTGGTCCCCTATATCGCCGCCGCGGGCGAGCTGAAGACCAAGCCGACGCAGCACAGCGTGCGCGAACTCGCCTCGCTGGGCGTTCAGCCCGACATATTGCTCTGCCGCTGCGAAAAGCCGCTGCCCGACGGTGAGCGCGCCAAAATCGCGCAATTCTGCAACGTGCGGAAAGAAGCAGTGATTCCAGCGCTCGATGCCGACAGCATTTATTCGGTGCCGGTCCAATATCATGGCGAAGGACTCGATGCGGAGGTACTTCACGCCTTTGGAATCCACGACGCGCCCGCGCCGGACCTCACGGCCTGGTACGACATCATGGACCGCAAGCAGCATCCCGAAGGCGAAGTAACGATCGGCGTTGTGGGCAAATATGTCTCGTTGCCCGATGCTTACAAGTCGCTCAACGAGGCGCTCGTCCACGGCGGCATGGCGCACCGCGTCAAGGTCAATATCCGCTGGCTCGACGCCGAGATGTTCGAACGCGACGAGGATCTGGCGGCCAACCTTGAGCCGCTGCACGGCATCCTCGTCCCCGGCGGCTTCGGCGAACGCGGGTCCGAAGGCAAGATTTCGAGCGTGCGCTTCGCGCGCGAACGCGGCGTGCCCTTTTTCGGCATCTGCCTCGGTATGCAAATGGCGTGCATCGAGGCGGCGCGGAACACGAGCGGCATTGCCAAGGCATCGAGCACCGAGTTCGGCCCGACCGACGAACCCGTCGTGGGCCTGATCACCGAATGGATGAGCGCCGAAGGGTTGCAAAAACGCGGCGCCAACACCGATCTTGGCGGCACGATGCGCCTCGGCGCTTATGAAGCCAGGCTTTCGCCGAACAGCCATGTCGCCAGCGTCTATGGCGCCAACGCGATCAGCGAACGCCACCGCCACCGCTATGAAGTCAACGGCGCCTATCGCGACAGGCTCGAAAAGGGCGGGCTGGTCTTTTCGGGCATGTCGCCCGACGGCATGTTGCCGGAAATCGTTGAGCGCCCGGACCATCCGTGGTTTATCGGGGTGCAATTCCACCCGGAGCTCAAATCCAAGCCCTTTGACCCGCATCCCTTGTTCGCGGGTTTCATCGAAGCGGCGGTGAAACAGAGCCGGCTGGTCTGA
- the secG gene encoding preprotein translocase subunit SecG — protein MMSSLFTFLLVVQALVAAAMIGVILMQKSEGGGLGVGGSPAGLLSARGAADFMTRATTVLACLFVGLSILLAAMASVGRSGSTIDTSLSKSAQTSGAAPSSSITAPAQPAEGVATGPASAPLTDDPLAAAAAAAASEKAALAPAEGTQAPPATK, from the coding sequence ATGATGTCCAGCCTTTTCACCTTCCTGCTCGTCGTCCAGGCGCTTGTTGCTGCCGCGATGATCGGCGTCATTTTGATGCAAAAGTCGGAAGGCGGCGGCCTGGGCGTCGGCGGCAGCCCTGCGGGTCTGCTGTCCGCGCGTGGCGCGGCGGATTTCATGACCCGTGCAACGACGGTACTCGCCTGCCTGTTCGTGGGTCTCTCGATCCTGCTTGCGGCGATGGCCTCGGTTGGCCGTAGCGGTTCGACGATCGACACCTCGCTGTCGAAATCGGCGCAGACGAGCGGCGCGGCCCCGAGCTCGTCGATCACGGCGCCGGCACAGCCCGCGGAAGGCGTCGCCACCGGCCCCGCATCCGCGCCGCTCACCGACGATCCGCTGGCCGCTGCCGCGGCCGCTGCGGCGAGCGAGAAAGCCGCTCTGGCCCCCGCCGAGGGCACGCAGGCGCCGCCCGCGACCAAATAA
- a CDS encoding ABC transporter ATP-binding protein produces MSEQTTGPALELIDLRRSFRQGDVTIDVLRGVDASLRRGEIVALLGPSGSGKSTMLQAVGLLEGGFDGTIRIDGEDVTRFEQGERTKTRREKIGFVYQFHHLLPDFNAIENVVLPQLIRGARQAEAEERAADLLARLGLGERLHHKPSKLSGGEQQRVAVARALANRPLLVLADEPTGNLDETTADRVFDQFVSLVRDHGSAALVATHNERLAARMDRVLRLHEGRIEG; encoded by the coding sequence ATGAGTGAGCAGACGACCGGCCCGGCGCTCGAACTGATCGACCTCAGGCGCAGCTTCCGCCAGGGCGACGTCACCATCGACGTGCTGCGCGGCGTCGATGCGTCGCTGCGCCGCGGCGAGATCGTTGCGCTGCTCGGCCCGTCGGGATCGGGCAAGTCGACGATGCTGCAGGCGGTCGGTCTGCTCGAAGGCGGTTTCGACGGCACGATCCGCATTGATGGCGAAGATGTGACGCGGTTCGAGCAGGGCGAGCGCACGAAGACGCGGCGCGAAAAGATCGGTTTCGTCTATCAGTTCCACCATTTGCTGCCCGATTTCAACGCGATCGAGAATGTCGTGCTGCCGCAGCTGATCCGCGGTGCGCGGCAGGCGGAAGCCGAGGAACGCGCCGCCGATCTGCTCGCTCGGCTGGGGTTGGGCGAGCGGCTGCATCACAAACCGAGCAAGCTTTCGGGCGGCGAGCAACAGCGTGTTGCGGTGGCGCGCGCGCTGGCGAACCGGCCGCTGCTGGTGCTTGCCGACGAGCCGACAGGCAATCTCGACGAGACGACCGCCGACCGTGTGTTCGACCAGTTCGTTTCGCTGGTGCGCGATCATGGATCGGCGGCGCTGGTCGCGACGCATAACGAACGGCTGGCGGCCCGGATGGATCGCGTGCTGCGCTTGCACGAGGGGCGGATCGAGGGTTAG